Part of the Nitrososphaera sp. genome, CGGCTGCAACGCCCACACCGAGAGCTTGAATCGCAAACTGCATCGGGTTGCCAAACAATGCGCCGTTTGGTCCCGCGGGGTTAACAAGCTGGGTTGCAACCAATCCTATTGCAAGCGAACCCACAATTCCTGTCATGCCGTGTACAGAGCTGACATCGAGGGCATCATCGATCTTGAAGTGTTCTTTCAGTAAGAGGATAGAGTAATACGATACGAACCCAAGCACGATCCCAAGGAAGAAAGAGCTCTGGGAGCTGATGTAGCCTGCCGCAGGTGTGACGCCGGCGAGCCCCGCAATAGCACCGTTGATAACCGCAGTCGTTGAGGGTTTGCCCGACCTCTTCCATGAAAGGCCAATCCATACCATGGCAGAGGTAGCCGATGCGATATGGGTTACAAGCAGCGTGTTTCCTGCCAGAGAGCCTGAGGCCAGCGCGCTTCCGGCATTAAACCCAAACCATCCAATCCAGAGGAGAGTTGCACCAATGACCGCAAGCGGGATGTTGTGCGGCACCATGATATCCGGGCCAAAGTTTTTCCTTCTGCCAAGGACAAGCGCGGCGGCCAGCGAGCCTAGACCGGCGCTGGTGTGAATTACAATGCCTCCTGCAAAGTCGAACACACCGAGCTTGGCAAGCCATCCACCTCCCCAGATCCAGTGCGCAAGCGGGTAGTAAATGAAAATGCTCCAGGCAATAATGAAAACGAAAAATGAGCTCCACTTGAGGCGCTCTGCAAAGGCGCCTGTAATAAGCAAGGGTGTGATCACCGCGAACATCATCTGGTAGGAAGCAAAGGTCACACCAGGGATTGTGGGGGCATAGTCGACGCCTTGGTTCATTGGAACGTTATTGAAGAACAGCCATTGTGAACCACCGATAAAGCCGTTGTCTGACGGCGCAAATGTAAGGCTAAACCCCAGAACAAACCAGAGTGTGGACAGGATCGCTAGGCCAGAGAAGGTCTGCATCAGAATTGAAAGCGAATTTTTGCTTCTGATAAGGCCGGCTTCAAAAAAGCCCAGAGCAGGCGTCATCATCATGA contains:
- a CDS encoding ammonium transporter — its product is MPIDTGDTTWMLVSTGLVMMMTPALGFFEAGLIRSKNSLSILMQTFSGLAILSTLWFVLGFSLTFAPSDNGFIGGSQWLFFNNVPMNQGVDYAPTIPGVTFASYQMMFAVITPLLITGAFAERLKWSSFFVFIIAWSIFIYYPLAHWIWGGGWLAKLGVFDFAGGIVIHTSAGLGSLAAALVLGRRKNFGPDIMVPHNIPLAVIGATLLWIGWFGFNAGSALASGSLAGNTLLVTHIASATSAMVWIGLSWKRSGKPSTTAVINGAIAGLAGVTPAAGYISSQSSFFLGIVLGFVSYYSILLLKEHFKIDDALDVSSVHGMTGIVGSLAIGLVATQLVNPAGPNGALFGNPMQFAIQALGVGVAAVLGFVGTVVIMKIIDKVIGLKVKEEEEDIGLDITQHAERAYVQ